Part of the bacterium genome is shown below.
TCAGGCCCATCAGGGTCTGGGACACGTTGGCGGTGACAACGGGCATCGCCAGGGTCAGAATCCCGCGGACGAGCGCCCGGTGCGAAAGGTGATCCAGCGCCGAGGTCATCTGGCCTCGCGCGTCAACACCTCGACGGCGCGTGCGATCAGGCGCGCCCCGAAACCGGTGGCGCCCTTGGGGCCGAGCGGACCCGTCGCCGCGGCCCAGGCCGGGCCGGCGATGTCCAGATGCGCCCAGGCGGCGTCCTCGTCCACGAACTCCTCGAGGAAGGCCGCCGCGGAACTGGCCCCGGCATAGCGTCCGCCGATGTTCTGGATGTCGGCGATGGGACTCTCGATCTCCTTGTGGTGCTCCTCCACCATGGGCAGCGGCCAGACCCTCTCGAAGGTCTCGCCGCCGGCCCTCTGCAGGACCTCCCCCAGCCGGGAGTCGTTGGTGAAGAGACCGGCGAACTCCTGTCCGAGCGCGATGACGCAGGCTCCCGTCAGGGTGGCCGCGTCGATCATCCAGTCCGGCTTGCGCTTGCCGGCGTAGTGCAGCGCGTCGGCCAGGATGAGGCGACCCTCGGCATCGGTGTTGAGCACCTCCACGGTCTTGCCCGAGGCCATGCTCAGGACGTCGCCGGGACGGATGGCCGCGCCGTCGGGCATGTTCTCCACGGCGGGCACGACGACCAGCAGTCTCACCGGCAGGCCCAGCCGCGCCACGATCAACGCGGCGCCGAGGACGGCGGCGGCGCCGCCCATGTCCCCCTTCATCTCGTGCATGTTCGAGGCCGGCTTGATCGAGATGCCGCCCGTGTCGAAGGTGACGCCCTTGCCGACCAGCGCCATCAGGGGCAGCTTGCCGCGCGCGCCCCGGGGACGCATCTCCAGCACGATCAGCTTGGATTGCTGGCGACTGCCCTGACCGACGCCCAGGATGCCGCCCATGCCCAGCTTGCGCAGCCCGGCTTCTCCCCTCACGGTGCAGGTCAGGCCCTCCCGTCCGGCCATGGCCCGGGCCGCGGCGGCCAGCGCGGTGGGCGTCAGCTTGTTGGGCGGGCGGTTGACGAGATCCCGCGCGAAGAGGCAACCCGCGGCATAGGCGCTGCCGCTGGCGAGTCCCCTGCGGATCTCGGACCCGGCCGCGGCATCGTCCGCCAGGATCTTCCAGGTGCGCGGCGAAGGCTTCTTGTCCCGGCCCGTCTTCGCCTTCTCGGTGCCGGTCTCGAAGAGGGCGAGCTCGCTCCCCTCGACGCAGCAGCGGGCCACGGCCTCGGGCGTCAGTGCGCCCAGCGCGGTCCAGGGCAGGGCCAGCACGCAGCTGCGGGCCCCCAGCGTGCGGGCGCGCTGCGACGCCGCAGCCAAGGATCGTCGCAGGGACTGGGGGCTGATCTCGTCCGGCTTGCCGAGTCCCAGGACCAGCACCCAGGTGGCGGACGCGCCGCCGCCGGGCAAGAGGTGGAGCTTGCCGTCCTTGCCGTCGAAGACCTTGCCGTCGGCCAGGCTCGCGAGCCCGCCGATCTTCTTGTCCAGTTCGCGCCATGGCCCGAGCACGGGACGGTCCTTCTGGCTGGCGACTCCCACGACGAGCAGATCCGCGCGCGCTTGCGACGGCTTCACGGTTCCCGTACTCCAACGCATACCTGACATCTCCTTTGATCCCGTTGCCGATGAGGTGGGCGGCAGATCGCACGAAGGGGAATTGTAGCACCCTCCGGCAGGCCCGCCACACCATATTTACCCCGGCTCGCCGGCAGCGGCTGCGCACATGGCCCGGGACATACGATCCTTGTCCGGCACCCTGACATCGCCTATGCTCTCTCGAGATTCGGGGCGCGCGCTGGACCGGACGAGGCGGAGGGTGATGGCAATCGGCGGCAACAGGACGCTCAGACCGTGGCGCTGGGCCCTGCACTGGCAGATCGCGCTGGCGCTGCTGCTCGGGGTGGCCGCGGGTCTGGCCGCCGGCGAGCGCGAGATCGCCGGTTTCTCCCCCGTCTCGGCCTTCGCCTTCCTCGGCACGCTGTTTTTGCGCGCCCTGAAGATGGTCATCGTGCCGCTGCTGGCTGGCTCGATCATATCCGGCGTCGCCGGGCTCGGCTCGGCCCGCACGCTAGGCCGGCTCTTCGGCCGCACATTCGCTTGGTACATCTCGACCAGCCTGCTGGCCATCCTCACCGGGTTGCTGCTGGTCAATCTCATCCGTCCCGGGATCGTGGACGGCGTACCTGTCGGCCAGAGCATGGGGCTCGTGGCCGAGACCGCGGAGCTCGGCGAGGAGCTGGGTGGACGCGGTCCGGGGGATCTGGTCGACATCATCCTGCGCATGGTGCCGGAAAATCCCGTCGCCGCGGCCAGCGAGGGCCAGATGCTGCCGTTGATCTTCTTCTGCATGCTCTTCGGCGCGGCGCTGACCCTCCTGCCGCCGGACAAGCGCGAACCGCAGACACGATTCTGGGAGAGCCTCTTCGCGGTCATGATGACGTTGACCGGCTGGGTGATCCGCTTCACGCCCATCGGCGCCTTCGGCCTGATCGCCCGCATCGCCGCGACCAGCGGCCTGGAAGCCTTCGCCTCGCTGCTGCGCTTCGCCGCTACCGTGTTGCTGGCCCTGGCCATCCACGCGCTGATCGTGCTGCCGGTGCTGCTGCACCTGCTGGGCCGCATCGATCCGCGGCGGCACGCCCGGGTGATGGCCCCCGCGCTGATGACCGCCTTCACCACGCGCAGCAGCTCCGCCACGCTGCCGGTGACCATGGAGTGCGTCGAGAAGGGTGCCGGCGTGAGCAACCGCGTCACCAGCTTCGTGCTGCCCCTGGGCGCCACGGTGAACATGGACGGCACGGCCCTGTACGAGTGCATCTGCGCTCTCTTCATCGCACAGGCCTACGGTATCTCGCTGGGGCCGATGGACCAGTTCCTGGTGGTCGTCACCGCCCTGCTGGCGAGCATCGGCGCCGCGGGGATTCCCTCGGCGGGGCTGGTCATGATCTCGATCATCCTGTCCACGGTGGGGCTGCCGCTCGAGGGCGTGGCCCTGATCCTGGCGGTCGATCCCTTGCTGGACATGGTCCGCACCGCCGTGAACATCTTCAGCGATTCCTGCGGCGCGGCGGTGATCGCCCGCCGCGAGGGCGAAACGGATCTCTACCCCGATACATTGGAGTGACCCATGACCGACGATATCCCCGACGAAGGCGCCGGATTCCCGCCTGCTCCCGATCCCTATCGTGTCGGTGACGGCGGTCCGCCGCCGCAAACGCCGCGGGAGAACCTGCCCCCCTGGGAAGACCGTGCCCATTTCACGGTGGTCGCGGGATTCCTGAACACGATCCCGCAGGTGATGACGGCTCCGGGGCGCTTCTTCACGGACCACCCTGTCCGTCGCGGGCTGCTCGGACCGGTCACCTTCGGCGTCCTGATCGGCGTCATCTCGGCGATCGCGGAATGGGTCTGGTCGCACATCTTCACGGGATTCGAGCAGAACCTGCTCGGGCTGCTGGGCGAGGACTACGAGATCTCGGGCGCCGAGGCGTGGATCTCGGAGTTTGCCGAGGGCTTCGGGGTGCTGGTCAGCCCGGTGCTGGCCCTGATCGCCGTCTTCCTGGTGGCGGGTCTGGTCCATCTGGGGGTGATGCTCGCGGCCGCCGACCGCAACCGCGGCTTCGAGGCCACCCTGCGGGCCACGGCCTACGCCGGCGGCGCAACCATCCTGGCGCTGATCCCCATCTGCGGCGACGGCATCGGCAGCATCTGGGCGCTGGTGGTCGCCGTGATCGGCGTGCGCACCATGCACGGCATCGGCACCGGGCCCGCGCTGCTCGCCGTGCTGGCGCCGCTGCTGCTCTGCTGCTGCGGCTGCGTCGGCCTGATCGCCCTGATCGCCGGGCTCGCGGCCTCGTGAAGATCGGCCCGGAACGCGACGCCTTGCCGCGCCTGCTGGCCTTCGTCTACGCGCCCCTGGGGCTGGCGGTCCGGTGGCTGTTCGAGCACCCTGTCATCGACCTGGACCGTGTCGCCTGCCCGCTGCTACAGCACACGGGCATCGCCTGCCCCACTTGCGGCGGCACGCGCGCCGGTCTGGCCCTGGGTCGGCTGGATCCCGCCACCGCCTGCGCCGAGAATCCCCTGATCGCCCTGCTGCTGATCATGCTCGGTGCGTGGTTCGTCTACGCCGTCTTGGCCACGCTCCTGCCCTTTTTGCGAAGAACGGTGCGCTTCACGACGGGCGAATGGCGCGTACTGCGACTGCTGGCCGTGGGTGCAGTGATGGGGACCTGGGTCTACGAGATCATCCGCCACAGCCGCTGAGAGCCGCTTCGCCTCTCAGGCGCGCCGCGCCGGAGCGCGAAAAGCCGGGGCGGGGACCTCGCAGCCGACCGCCAGAAGGCGCGACCGCGCCGTCCCGTAGAATTCGCGCGCCGGCACGCGGGAGAAACCCAGCTTGATGTCGTCGAGCGTCTCCCCCGAGATGAACCGCTGGTGGTGCAGGAGCGTGGGCCGCCTGCCGCGGCTCTCCGTCTGGATCAGACGCCGGTGACTGCTGCTCAGCGTCGTGCGCGGCGTGTTGTTCTTGGCGGCGGACCAGATCAGATCGAGGATCTCCTCGCCCGCCACCAGGGGCGCATCCGTACGCTCGCGAAAAGCCTCCTGGATGGCCTCCGCCAGGGCCAGATCGGACCCCTTGCTCGTGAAGCGGGCCAGGTGCTTGTCGTAGGTGTCGAGGGCGTCCATGACGAAGGCGCCGAGCATGGCGTCGAAACCGTGCTCGGCGCCGATGCGGATCATGGCGAGGTCGTCACAGACGCCGTCGCCGGGCCGCCGGCGGAAATAGGCCTGGTCGTACAGCGGGTAGGACCAGACGGCGCCGTCGCGGTCCGGCATGACCACACCCAGACGTTCCAGATCGCGCAACGTCTCGTCGTCCCAGGGCGCGCTCCCCGGATCGACGATGCCGGTCAGGCGGAAACGCTCGCGATCCACGATGCGGATCTCGCCGCCCCCGAGCAGGTAGGGATCGCCGTCGAAGGTGCGGCCGCGCCAGGCCACGGTCATGCGGCGGTGCGCCTCGTCGTCCATGAAACCGGCCAGCACCATCCCGCGCAGGAAGTCACGCGTGTCGACCTCGACGCCGCGCAGGAAATCCACGCCGAGCAGTGGGCCGTCGGCTGTCTCCAGGCCCATGGTCCTCGTCGCCAGCCGCGCCAGGACGTGGTCGCGCACCGTCTCCACCAGGCGCGATCGCGCCTCGCGCACCCGGTCGCCCCTCATCTCGGGCCAGGTCCTCTCCAGTTCTGTGAGCACGCGGTCGAAAGTGGCCTCGCGGAAGACGAGCGGAGAGCCGTACTCGTCGGTGAACCAGCCGTGACCGTTTTGGGCGCGGCCTACAACCGACTGGGGCAGCAGCACGCGCAACACCTCCTGCGGGGCGGCGAAACGCTGGGCCAGCAGGAAATCGAAATCATCGTGGCATAGCTTGCGGAAGAGATCCTCGTTGCCCCGGATGGTGAGGTAGTTGATGCCGCGGGCGAAACGCTCGCGCCCGCCGCGGCGCTTGTCGCGACGCCTGTCGCGTCCGGCGCCGCGTCCGCCCAGGCGGTCGAGGATGGCCAGCACGCGCTCGGCGGCGCGGCGTGATTTCCTGAATCTGCCTTTCTTGCCCATGACGCAATACTAACTCCGCGTCGCACGGCCCGACAGGAACATGTTGGCCCCGGGAACCTCTCCGGACGGGAGAAGGCCGCCCCGTGAGGGGGCGGCCTTCTCCCGTCGTGCGCTGGATCTGTCCTACTCGAGTCCCGAGGCGCAGAAGGCGCACTTCTTGGCCTTGATGGGGATCGTCGAGAGACAGTGCGGGCAGTCCTTGGTGGTGGGCGCCGCCGGGGGCGCCACGTCCTCGCGCTTCAGCTTGTTGATGTTGCGGATGACCATGAAGACGGCGAAGGCCACGATGAGGAAGCTGATGATGGTGTTGATGAACACGCCGATGTTCATGGTGACCGCGCCGGCCTCCTGCGCCATGGTCAGGGTCTCGTAGGGACCCGCGGCTTCCGCGCCGGCCTTCAGCACGACGAAGAGGTTGGCGAAGTCGACGCCGCCGAGCAGCAGGCCGATGGGCGGCATGATCACGTCGGCCACCAGGGACTTGACGATGGTGCCGAAGGCAGCGCCGATGATGATACCGACGGCCATGTCGACCACGTTGCCCTTGATGGCGAATTCCTTGAACTCCTTGAACATGGTTGTACTTCCCTTCCATGTTTCGAGCGAAAAATGGTCAATCAAAATCAATTGAATGCCGCAACACGATAAGAATGATCGCAGATATTTGTCCACGAAATTAATTTTGTAATATGGTCAGCCGAGTTCCTTGATGACGTGTCGGGCGATGACCAGTCGCTGTATCTCGCTGGCGCCCTCGTAGATACGCGTCACGCGCACGTCGCGGTACCAACGCTCCACGTCGTATTCCTTCATGTAGCCGTAGCCGCCGTGGATCTGTACGGCCTCGTCGGCGGCGTAACCCGCCGCCTCGGTTGCCAGCAGCTTGGCCATGGCCGCCTCCTTGGTGAAGGGCCGGCCGGCGTCCTTCAACGTGGCGGCGTGCAGGGCGGTCAGGCGCGCCGCGTGCAGGCGCGCGGCCATGTCGGCGATCTTGTGGCGGATCACGTCCAGGTTCCACAGATGCTTGCCGAAGGCCTCCCGCTGGCCCGCGTAGCGCACCGTCGCCTCCAGGCAGGCGCGGCCGATGCCCAGGGCCTGGAAGGCGATGCCGATGCGGCCGCCGTCCAGCGCCTTCATGGCGATCTTGAAGCCGTCCCCCTCCGCGCCGAGCAGGCGCGTGGCGGGCACGCGGGCGCCGTCCATCTCGATGGTCACCGTGTCGCTGGCGCGCAGGCCCATCTTGTCTTCCTTCTTGCCGACGGTCAGACCCGGGGTCCCGCGCTCGACCAGGAAGGCATGGATGGCGTCGTAGCCCTTGGTGCCGGGAGTGCGGGCCAGGACCATGAAGAACTGCGCCCGGGCGCCGTTGGTGACGAAGATCTTCGAGCCGTCGAGGACATACGCGTCGCCGTCGCGGCGCGCGGTGGTCGCGAGCGCCACGGCATCGCTGCCCGCGTCGGGTTCGGTCACGCAGAAGGCGGCGATTTCGCCGGCGGCCATGCGCGGCAGGATCTCCGCCTTGATCGCCTCATTGGCGAACATGGCGATGGGATAGCTGCCCACGCTGTTGTGGACGCAGACCATGACCGATACGCCGGCGCTGACGGCCGACAGCTCCTCGACCACGAGGCCGTAGGTGACGGTGTCGGCGCCGAGCCCGCCGTACCGCTCCGGGAAGGCGAGGCCGAAGAAGCCGTTGGCCTTCATCTTCTCGACCAGTTCGCCGGGCATGTCGTTGTCGTCATCCATCCGCCTGGCGATGGGCGCGATCTCCTGCTGGGCGAAATCGCGCACCATGTCGCGAAACATGGTCTGCTGTTCGGTGAGGGAGAAGTCCATGGCAATCCTTCCGGCGACGCGTGCGTCGGTCGAGAGGCTCGTCCCCGGCGCATTAAAACAGGGTGTAGATGAAAGGCGCGACGGCCTGCCCCGAGAAGACAAGAAGGGTCAGGATCAACAGGACCACGACCGTGGGCACGATCCACCAGGCCTTGTTCTGTCTGGCGAAACGCCAGATCTCGCGCAGGAGACGTCCGGTGTGCAAGAACTTGCTCATGTCAACTCTATCCCCGGGCTCGGTCAGTCCAGCGGGAATTCCTCCCGCCAGTCGACAGCGCCGTCGATCCATTCCGGTTGCTCGGTCTTGTCGAGCAGATACCCTCCCAGGGCGAGGTAATCCATCTCGGTGCGCCGGAAACAACGGTAGGCATCGGACGGCGTGCAGACGATAGGCTCGCCGCGCACGTTGAACGACGTGTTGATGATTATGCCATAACCCGTGCGTTCGGCGAAGGCCTCGATGATCCGATGATAACGCGGATTGGTCCGGCAGTCCACAGACTGGATCCGAGCCGAGTTGTCGACGTGCGTGATCGCCGGCACGTCGGATCGCGCCTCGTTGACGCGGGCTATGATGTCCTGGTCGTCGTCCCTGGGGGCCGGCTCCCGACAGCGTTCGGCCCGGACCTGGGCCACGAGCAGCATGTAGGGAGAGGGACGGTCGAGTTCGAAATAGTCACCGATGCGCTCCACCAGGCACGACGGGGCGAAGGGACGGAACGACTCCCGGTACTTGATCTTCAGGTTCAGGAGCGACTGCATCTTCACGGACCGGGCGTCGCCGATGATCGAGCGGTTGCCCAGGGCGCGCGGGCCGAACTCCATACGTCCCTGGAACAGCCCCACCACGTTCTGCTCGTCGACCAGGGCGGCGATCTTCGCCTCCAGATCCCCGTCGTCCAGGTGTCGGTAGGGCAAGCCGTGCGCATCCAGCCATTCACCGATTTCCACGTCGGTGTAGGCCGGGCCGAGGTAGGCTCCCTGCATCCGGTCGTTCACGCCGTCGACCTGCCGCTCGTTGCCCAGCACGTGGTGCCACAGATGGAGCGCGGCGCCCAGGGCGCCGCCCGCATCGCCGGCGGCGGGCTGGATCCAGATGTCGTCGAAAGGCCCTTCCCGCAGCAGCCGTCCGTTGGCCACGCAGTTCAGGGCCACACCCCCGGCCAGGCAGAGATATCGTTCTCCGGTCACCTCGTGGGCATGGATCGCCTGCTTCAAGACGATCTCCTCGGTCACGACCTGGACCGACCGCGCCAGATCCATCTCGCGCCGCGTCAGCGGTGACTCGGGCGGGCGCGGCGGGCCGCCGAACAGGTCGGCGAAGCGCGCGTTGGTCATGGTCAGCCCGTCGAGATAGCCGAAGTAGTCCATGTTCAAGCGGAAGGAACCGTCCTCGCGGATGTCGATCAGGTGTTCCTTGATCGTGTCCACGTACCTGGCCCGGCCGTAGGGTGCCAGCCCCATGAGCTTGTACTCGCCGGAATTGACCCGGAAGCCCGTGAAGTAGGTGAAAGCCGAATAGAGCAAGCCCAGGGAGTGGGGAAAGTGCAATTCGTCGTGGAGGTCCAGGTAGTTGCCGCGTCCACGGCCGAGGGATGCGGTGGCCCACTCTCCCACGCCGTCGAGAACGAGGATCGCCGCGCTCTCGAAGGGGCTGGCGAAGAAGGCGCTGGCGGCGTGGGATTCGTGATGCTCGCAAAAGTAGAGCCGGTGGGTTTTGCCGACGCCCGCGGCTTGGAGTGACTGTTCGATGCTGGCCGAGATCCAGAGTTTCTCGCGCAGCCAGAGGGGGATCGCCATGAGGAACGATCTCGAACCGCGAGGCGCGACCGCGTAGTAGGTCTTCAGGATGCGCCCGAACTTGGTCAGGGGCTTGTCGTAGAAGACCACCGCGTCGATGCCGTCACCC
Proteins encoded:
- a CDS encoding leucyl aminopeptidase, with protein sequence MRWSTGTVKPSQARADLLVVGVASQKDRPVLGPWRELDKKIGGLASLADGKVFDGKDGKLHLLPGGGASATWVLVLGLGKPDEISPQSLRRSLAAASQRARTLGARSCVLALPWTALGALTPEAVARCCVEGSELALFETGTEKAKTGRDKKPSPRTWKILADDAAAGSEIRRGLASGSAYAAGCLFARDLVNRPPNKLTPTALAAAARAMAGREGLTCTVRGEAGLRKLGMGGILGVGQGSRQQSKLIVLEMRPRGARGKLPLMALVGKGVTFDTGGISIKPASNMHEMKGDMGGAAAVLGAALIVARLGLPVRLLVVVPAVENMPDGAAIRPGDVLSMASGKTVEVLNTDAEGRLILADALHYAGKRKPDWMIDAATLTGACVIALGQEFAGLFTNDSRLGEVLQRAGGETFERVWPLPMVEEHHKEIESPIADIQNIGGRYAGASSAAAFLEEFVDEDAAWAHLDIAGPAWAAATGPLGPKGATGFGARLIARAVEVLTREAR
- a CDS encoding dicarboxylate/amino acid:cation symporter; amino-acid sequence: MAIGGNRTLRPWRWALHWQIALALLLGVAAGLAAGEREIAGFSPVSAFAFLGTLFLRALKMVIVPLLAGSIISGVAGLGSARTLGRLFGRTFAWYISTSLLAILTGLLLVNLIRPGIVDGVPVGQSMGLVAETAELGEELGGRGPGDLVDIILRMVPENPVAAASEGQMLPLIFFCMLFGAALTLLPPDKREPQTRFWESLFAVMMTLTGWVIRFTPIGAFGLIARIAATSGLEAFASLLRFAATVLLALAIHALIVLPVLLHLLGRIDPRRHARVMAPALMTAFTTRSSSATLPVTMECVEKGAGVSNRVTSFVLPLGATVNMDGTALYECICALFIAQAYGISLGPMDQFLVVVTALLASIGAAGIPSAGLVMISIILSTVGLPLEGVALILAVDPLLDMVRTAVNIFSDSCGAAVIARREGETDLYPDTLE
- a CDS encoding YIP1 family protein, with the protein product MTDDIPDEGAGFPPAPDPYRVGDGGPPPQTPRENLPPWEDRAHFTVVAGFLNTIPQVMTAPGRFFTDHPVRRGLLGPVTFGVLIGVISAIAEWVWSHIFTGFEQNLLGLLGEDYEISGAEAWISEFAEGFGVLVSPVLALIAVFLVAGLVHLGVMLAAADRNRGFEATLRATAYAGGATILALIPICGDGIGSIWALVVAVIGVRTMHGIGTGPALLAVLAPLLLCCCGCVGLIALIAGLAAS
- a CDS encoding DUF2752 domain-containing protein — protein: MKIGPERDALPRLLAFVYAPLGLAVRWLFEHPVIDLDRVACPLLQHTGIACPTCGGTRAGLALGRLDPATACAENPLIALLLIMLGAWFVYAVLATLLPFLRRTVRFTTGEWRVLRLLAVGAVMGTWVYEIIRHSR
- the mscL gene encoding large-conductance mechanosensitive channel protein MscL; this encodes MFKEFKEFAIKGNVVDMAVGIIIGAAFGTIVKSLVADVIMPPIGLLLGGVDFANLFVVLKAGAEAAGPYETLTMAQEAGAVTMNIGVFINTIISFLIVAFAVFMVIRNINKLKREDVAPPAAPTTKDCPHCLSTIPIKAKKCAFCASGLE
- a CDS encoding acyl-CoA dehydrogenase family protein, with amino-acid sequence MDFSLTEQQTMFRDMVRDFAQQEIAPIARRMDDDNDMPGELVEKMKANGFFGLAFPERYGGLGADTVTYGLVVEELSAVSAGVSVMVCVHNSVGSYPIAMFANEAIKAEILPRMAAGEIAAFCVTEPDAGSDAVALATTARRDGDAYVLDGSKIFVTNGARAQFFMVLARTPGTKGYDAIHAFLVERGTPGLTVGKKEDKMGLRASDTVTIEMDGARVPATRLLGAEGDGFKIAMKALDGGRIGIAFQALGIGRACLEATVRYAGQREAFGKHLWNLDVIRHKIADMAARLHAARLTALHAATLKDAGRPFTKEAAMAKLLATEAAGYAADEAVQIHGGYGYMKEYDVERWYRDVRVTRIYEGASEIQRLVIARHVIKELG
- a CDS encoding carbamoyltransferase; its protein translation is MNILGISAYYHDSAACLVQDGRIVAAAQEERFSRRKHDSSFPHHAVRYCLAEGGAVGDGIDAVVFYDKPLTKFGRILKTYYAVAPRGSRSFLMAIPLWLREKLWISASIEQSLQAAGVGKTHRLYFCEHHESHAASAFFASPFESAAILVLDGVGEWATASLGRGRGNYLDLHDELHFPHSLGLLYSAFTYFTGFRVNSGEYKLMGLAPYGRARYVDTIKEHLIDIREDGSFRLNMDYFGYLDGLTMTNARFADLFGGPPRPPESPLTRREMDLARSVQVVTEEIVLKQAIHAHEVTGERYLCLAGGVALNCVANGRLLREGPFDDIWIQPAAGDAGGALGAALHLWHHVLGNERQVDGVNDRMQGAYLGPAYTDVEIGEWLDAHGLPYRHLDDGDLEAKIAALVDEQNVVGLFQGRMEFGPRALGNRSIIGDARSVKMQSLLNLKIKYRESFRPFAPSCLVERIGDYFELDRPSPYMLLVAQVRAERCREPAPRDDDQDIIARVNEARSDVPAITHVDNSARIQSVDCRTNPRYHRIIEAFAERTGYGIIINTSFNVRGEPIVCTPSDAYRCFRRTEMDYLALGGYLLDKTEQPEWIDGAVDWREEFPLD